One window of the Sporolituus thermophilus DSM 23256 genome contains the following:
- a CDS encoding C-GCAxxG-C-C family (seleno)protein gives MSTITSARDRAGQNFKEGYNCAEAILRAFRDVLNLELSDAAIRIASGFGGGLGHAGCMCGALTASVMVISLLQGRVSKEESREPVYQTTREFHERFAAKFGATCCRVLNSHPFDTREHLRNCLKITGITASLLEEFLREKELMPGVTN, from the coding sequence ATGAGTACGATCACCAGTGCCCGTGACCGGGCCGGTCAGAATTTTAAGGAAGGATACAATTGTGCTGAAGCAATTTTACGGGCTTTCCGGGACGTGCTGAATCTTGAACTCAGCGATGCAGCCATCCGCATTGCATCCGGTTTTGGCGGGGGGTTGGGCCATGCCGGCTGCATGTGCGGCGCTTTGACTGCGTCCGTCATGGTGATTAGTTTGCTCCAGGGGCGGGTGAGTAAGGAAGAGAGCCGCGAGCCTGTGTACCAAACGACCCGTGAGTTTCATGAGCGTTTTGCGGCAAAGTTTGGCGCTACCTGCTGTCGTGTACTTAATTCCCACCCCTTTGACACCCGGGAGCACTTACGCAACTGCCTGAAGATTACGGGCATAACGGCAAGTTTGTTAGAAGAATTTTTGCGGGAAAAAGAACTTATGCCGGGCGTAACAAACTAA
- a CDS encoding ECF transporter S component encodes MNNRIFARTALLLALTLLFQSLRFFIPIPTVFSTFIIGSLVNSCLLIAAETVGWRSACLIGVIAPVVAYFQQLLPLPIFIVPVAGGNFLLVICYIAGLRLSRWLAIVAAAAAKAVFLYLGFVWLFTWVAIPSKIAAGLLFAMSWPQFITALVGGILTAIVVRRLRPVN; translated from the coding sequence GTGAACAATAGAATTTTTGCGCGAACGGCTTTATTGCTGGCGCTGACGCTGCTGTTTCAGTCGTTGCGGTTTTTTATTCCCATCCCCACTGTTTTTTCTACTTTTATTATTGGAAGTCTTGTGAACAGTTGCTTGCTGATAGCAGCCGAAACGGTTGGCTGGCGCTCCGCTTGTTTAATCGGCGTAATTGCACCTGTCGTCGCCTATTTTCAGCAGCTGTTGCCGCTGCCGATTTTCATTGTTCCTGTTGCCGGCGGCAATTTTCTCCTGGTGATATGTTATATCGCCGGCCTGAGGCTGTCGCGTTGGTTGGCTATTGTCGCTGCAGCCGCGGCTAAAGCGGTTTTTCTGTACCTTGGTTTTGTGTGGCTGTTCACCTGGGTTGCCATTCCGTCCAAAATCGCCGCCGGGTTGCTCTTCGCCATGAGCTGGCCTCAATTCATAACAGCGTTGGTGGGCGGGATCCTTACCGCTATCGTCGTACGACGCTTGCGGCCGGTGAATTGA
- the cytX gene encoding putative hydroxymethylpyrimidine transporter CytX, protein MNDNNTLQFKHFLFLWFGAAVSVAEILAGGLLVPLGFTAGIAAIILGHFIGTTLLVMGGIIGTRERIPAIESTRISFGAYGTTLFSVLNVLQLIGWTAIMIISAAKSANEITKMLWQFDYFALWCIIIGGLIFLWIALGREGGWKKVNMAAVLLLFGLTIMLSAMVFKDISILTKVPAGGMPFSEAVELSVVMPLSWLPLIADYTRFAQQAKNAAWGSWLGYFLGSCWMYTIGLAAAISTGKADPTDIMLAANLGFAALGIIVLSTVTTTFMDAYSAGVSFTNLRPGLNEKLVALVITVVGTLLALVADMEQYEVFLLAIGSVFAPLYAILLTDYFIRKKRSINPQLLANWGALAVWAIGVALYYWFLKLDLVFGATIPVMFATGLLYLVTGGYIDKWVYCKKTPKPCCG, encoded by the coding sequence ATGAACGACAATAATACATTGCAGTTCAAGCATTTCCTGTTTCTATGGTTTGGCGCCGCCGTTTCGGTGGCCGAGATTCTTGCCGGCGGTCTTCTCGTTCCGCTGGGCTTCACTGCCGGGATTGCAGCCATCATACTGGGGCATTTTATCGGTACCACGTTGCTAGTGATGGGAGGTATCATCGGCACACGGGAACGCATCCCTGCTATCGAGTCGACCCGCATTTCCTTCGGAGCGTACGGAACAACTCTCTTTTCCGTATTGAACGTTCTACAACTGATAGGTTGGACAGCCATTATGATCATTTCCGCTGCCAAATCGGCCAACGAAATTACGAAAATGCTCTGGCAGTTTGATTATTTCGCGCTATGGTGCATAATCATAGGCGGTCTTATTTTTCTGTGGATTGCCCTTGGTAGGGAGGGCGGCTGGAAAAAGGTCAACATGGCTGCGGTATTGCTGCTGTTTGGCCTGACGATTATGCTAAGCGCCATGGTATTCAAAGATATAAGCATTTTAACAAAGGTCCCGGCAGGCGGAATGCCGTTTAGTGAAGCGGTGGAACTGAGTGTTGTCATGCCGCTGTCCTGGTTGCCCCTCATTGCCGACTATACTCGCTTTGCCCAGCAGGCAAAAAACGCCGCATGGGGAAGCTGGCTGGGGTATTTCCTGGGAAGCTGCTGGATGTATACTATCGGCCTTGCCGCCGCCATCAGTACCGGTAAAGCCGATCCGACCGACATAATGCTGGCCGCCAACCTGGGGTTTGCGGCTCTGGGAATTATTGTCCTCTCGACCGTTACCACTACTTTTATGGACGCTTATTCGGCCGGGGTCAGTTTTACCAACCTCCGGCCCGGTCTTAACGAAAAACTCGTGGCGCTTGTAATAACGGTAGTCGGCACTCTGCTGGCGCTGGTAGCCGATATGGAACAATACGAAGTCTTCTTACTGGCCATCGGTTCGGTTTTCGCCCCGCTCTATGCCATTCTGCTCACTGACTATTTCATTCGCAAAAAGCGGAGTATTAACCCCCAATTGCTGGCCAACTGGGGAGCGCTGGCCGTTTGGGCTATAGGCGTCGCATTATACTATTGGTTCCTTAAACTTGACCTGGTATTTGGGGCGACCATCCCCGTAATGTTTGCTACCGGTCTGCTTTATCTGGTAACAGGGGGGTATATAGACAAATGGGTATATTGCAAGAAAACGCCCAAACCCTGCTGCGGATGA
- a CDS encoding exo-beta-N-acetylmuramidase NamZ family protein, with protein sequence MQRVSWLSVLLVICVLLGMGSYPGIAAAAAKVRLGVENIDHYLHLFQGKRVGLITNHTGIDSNFRSTVDILKEKTNLVALFAPEHGIRGNIPAGATIGSYTDERTGITVYSLYGATKKPTPEMLANVDVLVFDIQDVGARFYTYIYTMAYAMQAASELGKTFVVLDRPNPVGGVQVEGKVLEPEFQSFIGLYPIPIRHGMTVGELAQLFNSEFGINCDLHVVKMTGWRRDMLYDETGLPWVMTSPNMPTVDTALVYSGTGIFGGTNISEGVGTTRPFELVGAPWLDAQELADRMNAQHLPGVIFRPAYFTPAFSKYKGQVCGGVQIHVVDRKAYKAVRTGLALLYTVIELSGDKFSFNAPYREGSKPNIDLATGDDSLRLGRFTLNEIVAAWEAEAERFRQKAKPYLLYE encoded by the coding sequence ATGCAACGCGTTTCTTGGCTATCTGTATTATTGGTGATATGTGTTCTTCTGGGCATGGGCAGCTATCCCGGCATCGCAGCGGCAGCGGCCAAAGTAAGGCTTGGGGTGGAAAACATTGATCACTACCTGCATTTGTTTCAAGGTAAAAGGGTTGGACTGATTACCAACCATACGGGCATTGACAGCAACTTTCGGAGTACGGTGGATATCCTGAAAGAAAAGACCAATCTGGTCGCGCTATTTGCTCCCGAGCACGGGATCCGGGGCAATATCCCGGCCGGCGCCACCATAGGTTCTTATACGGACGAGCGAACAGGCATAACGGTATACAGCCTTTACGGCGCCACCAAGAAACCAACGCCGGAAATGCTGGCGAATGTGGATGTTCTGGTCTTTGACATTCAGGACGTAGGCGCCCGGTTCTATACATACATTTACACCATGGCCTATGCCATGCAGGCCGCTAGTGAGTTGGGCAAGACATTCGTGGTTTTGGACCGCCCTAATCCGGTAGGAGGAGTACAAGTGGAGGGAAAGGTGCTAGAACCAGAGTTTCAGTCTTTTATCGGCTTATATCCCATACCGATACGCCACGGTATGACGGTAGGGGAATTGGCGCAGTTGTTTAACAGCGAGTTTGGCATCAACTGCGATTTGCATGTCGTTAAGATGACGGGATGGCGGCGCGACATGCTTTATGATGAAACCGGCCTTCCCTGGGTCATGACTTCTCCGAACATGCCAACGGTCGACACTGCCCTTGTCTACAGCGGTACCGGTATATTTGGCGGAACGAATATCTCGGAAGGGGTAGGAACCACCCGGCCTTTCGAACTGGTAGGTGCACCTTGGTTGGATGCCCAAGAGTTGGCCGACCGAATGAACGCCCAGCACTTACCGGGGGTTATTTTCCGGCCGGCTTATTTTACACCCGCTTTTTCCAAGTATAAGGGACAAGTATGCGGCGGCGTACAAATCCATGTCGTGGACCGGAAAGCCTACAAGGCGGTCCGGACTGGGCTGGCGCTTTTATATACCGTTATAGAACTGAGCGGCGATAAATTTAGCTTTAACGCCCCGTACCGCGAAGGCAGCAAGCCTAATATCGACTTGGCCACCGGGGACGATTCGCTGCGCTTGGGGCGCTTTACGCTCAATGAAATCGTAGCCGCGTGGGAGGCGGAAGCAGAGCGGTTTCGGCAAAAGGCTAAACCATATTTACTTTATGAATAG
- a CDS encoding DMT family transporter codes for MYGKRLIEALLWMVVLIWAGNYTLGKVGMREFSPAAFTALRFAIATPFMFLLLRWREGAVRFSRPDLPRLVVVGVIGVALYQTVFIAAVKYTTVTTASLMLGLSPIFTAFFNALSGHENLRPSYLLGAGVAFAGLTLVISSGPGELGLNAATLKGDILAFIASVLWGLYPVLATPILKKHSALWVTAHSSLIGVAVLLIYSTPDLGSMNWPAVSRAAWASLLYAAIPVTVISLVAWYYGIEKIGANQVMIYMYMITPTAMAIAALTIGETINAFQIIGTGITLLGVYLVKRQPESKRPDQAEAENPAPK; via the coding sequence ATGTATGGCAAACGTTTAATCGAAGCACTACTCTGGATGGTTGTCCTAATTTGGGCTGGCAACTATACTTTGGGAAAAGTGGGAATGCGTGAGTTTTCGCCCGCTGCGTTCACCGCCCTGCGTTTTGCCATCGCTACCCCCTTTATGTTCTTGTTACTACGATGGCGTGAAGGCGCCGTGCGCTTTTCCCGGCCGGACTTACCGCGTCTGGTCGTCGTGGGGGTAATAGGGGTTGCGCTGTACCAAACGGTTTTTATCGCTGCCGTAAAATATACTACTGTTACGACAGCTTCGCTTATGCTTGGTCTCTCCCCTATCTTTACCGCCTTTTTTAACGCACTCTCAGGCCATGAGAACCTACGGCCGTCCTATTTGCTCGGGGCGGGAGTAGCTTTTGCCGGGCTAACCCTGGTTATCAGTTCCGGCCCAGGCGAGCTGGGGCTCAACGCTGCCACCTTAAAAGGTGACATCCTGGCGTTTATCGCATCTGTCCTATGGGGACTCTATCCTGTTTTAGCAACACCCATCCTAAAAAAGCATTCCGCCCTGTGGGTAACGGCTCATTCCAGTTTAATCGGCGTCGCCGTTCTGCTGATTTACTCTACCCCTGATCTTGGGTCCATGAACTGGCCTGCTGTGTCCCGGGCGGCATGGGCATCACTGCTCTACGCAGCCATTCCTGTCACAGTTATTTCGCTGGTAGCCTGGTACTACGGTATTGAAAAAATCGGTGCCAACCAAGTCATGATTTATATGTATATGATTACGCCGACGGCTATGGCCATTGCGGCCTTGACCATCGGCGAAACAATCAACGCTTTTCAGATCATTGGTACCGGCATTACCTTACTGGGCGTTTATCTCGTCAAACGCCAACCGGAAAGCAAACGGCCTGACCAGGCCGAAGCAGAAAACCCTGCGCCCAAATAG
- a CDS encoding NADH:flavin oxidoreductase produces MSMLFTPFTIGSLTVKNRFVRSATQDWLGHEDGRISEAQVELYENLARGDVGMIITAHAYVQHPLGRASIRQNGIYDDRFIDGYRLLAQAAHRHGAKLIVQISHAGRQTSPDLTEGETPVAPSAVIDRSTGITPREMTGDEIWALINAFVTAAERVKKAGCDGVQLHIAHGYCLSQFLSPYTNRRQDEWGGSIENRTRIIREIMVRCREAVGSDFPILAKLNCTDGLSGPGYLTREDVVYTARLLERLGAAAIEVSGGIREAKGVMSRPNIRSEEDEAYFAADALAIKEAVRIPVILVGGLRSMATMEGLLQNGYADMIALSRPFIKEPNLVERLRAGQAKAKCISCNACFNPAGLACRYEK; encoded by the coding sequence ATGAGCATGTTGTTTACTCCCTTTACCATCGGCAGTCTGACGGTAAAAAACCGCTTTGTCCGCTCGGCTACTCAGGACTGGCTAGGCCATGAAGACGGACGGATTTCCGAAGCCCAAGTAGAACTTTATGAAAACCTGGCCCGCGGCGACGTCGGCATGATTATCACCGCCCATGCTTATGTACAACATCCGCTTGGCCGGGCAAGCATTCGCCAAAACGGTATCTATGACGACCGGTTTATTGACGGCTATCGTTTGCTGGCCCAAGCGGCGCACCGCCATGGCGCCAAACTAATTGTGCAGATCTCTCACGCGGGTCGGCAAACTTCACCCGATTTGACGGAAGGTGAAACACCGGTAGCGCCATCAGCCGTCATTGACAGGAGTACCGGCATTACCCCCCGGGAAATGACCGGTGACGAAATCTGGGCGCTGATTAACGCATTTGTCACTGCGGCCGAGCGGGTAAAAAAGGCCGGCTGCGACGGCGTGCAGCTCCATATCGCGCATGGTTACTGCCTTTCGCAATTTTTGTCACCTTATACCAATCGGCGACAGGATGAATGGGGCGGTTCAATCGAAAACCGCACCCGCATTATCCGGGAAATTATGGTCCGCTGCCGTGAAGCGGTAGGCAGCGATTTCCCCATCCTTGCCAAACTTAATTGTACCGACGGTCTTTCCGGACCAGGCTACTTAACGCGCGAAGACGTTGTTTACACGGCCCGCTTGCTCGAACGGCTCGGAGCGGCGGCAATCGAGGTCAGCGGCGGGATCCGTGAGGCCAAAGGCGTCATGTCGCGTCCCAATATCCGTAGCGAAGAAGATGAAGCATACTTCGCCGCCGATGCCTTGGCGATAAAGGAAGCTGTCCGTATTCCGGTAATTTTAGTAGGCGGCTTGCGTTCAATGGCTACGATGGAAGGCTTGCTGCAAAACGGCTATGCCGATATGATCGCCCTAAGTCGTCCTTTTATTAAAGAACCGAACCTTGTCGAGCGGCTGCGTGCCGGCCAGGCAAAAGCAAAATGCATCTCCTGTAACGCTTGTTTTAATCCTGCCGGCTTAGCATGCCGGTATGAAAAATAA
- the hcp gene encoding hydroxylamine reductase, giving the protein MGMFCYQCEQTAGGVGCTKVGVCGKNEDIAGLQDTLIFGLKGIAAYAHHARELGVRDEQVDAFMHDALFFTLTNVNFNLERHIEMVLKCGEMNLRVMELLDKAHVARYGSPEPTKVFTGLKKGHAILITGHDLLDLEELLKQTEGTGINVYTHGEMLPAHAYPELKKYPHLVGNYGTAWQNQRKEFEEFPGAIVVTTNCVMPPTDKNTYGDRIFTRTITGLEGATHLPTRDFSAVIAKAKSLPPAEEKEGEYTLTTGFHHNAVLGLADKIVEAVKAGKIRRFFLVGGCDGAKPGRNYYTEIVQKIPKDCVILTVACGKYRFNHLDLGDIDGIPRLLDLGQCNNAYSGIQIALALAKAFNCGVNDLPLSLILSWYEQKAVAILLTLLHLGIKNIRIGPSAPAFLTPNVLKLLNEKYGLRLITTPDEDLKAILG; this is encoded by the coding sequence GTGGGTATGTTCTGTTATCAATGTGAGCAAACGGCCGGCGGCGTTGGTTGCACCAAGGTTGGTGTTTGCGGAAAGAATGAAGATATTGCCGGTCTCCAAGACACTCTCATCTTCGGACTTAAAGGCATTGCCGCTTATGCCCATCACGCCCGTGAACTCGGTGTGCGCGACGAGCAAGTTGATGCCTTTATGCACGATGCGCTTTTCTTTACCCTTACTAATGTAAACTTCAATCTTGAACGGCACATCGAAATGGTCCTAAAATGCGGTGAGATGAATCTACGGGTAATGGAACTCTTAGACAAAGCCCATGTTGCCCGTTACGGTTCACCTGAGCCCACCAAGGTATTTACTGGTTTGAAAAAGGGTCATGCCATCCTGATCACCGGTCATGACCTGCTCGATCTGGAAGAGTTACTCAAGCAAACCGAGGGAACCGGTATTAACGTATACACGCACGGGGAAATGCTGCCCGCCCATGCTTATCCCGAACTGAAAAAATATCCGCACCTGGTAGGCAATTACGGTACGGCATGGCAGAACCAGCGCAAGGAATTCGAAGAATTCCCGGGTGCGATTGTGGTGACGACCAACTGTGTCATGCCGCCTACTGACAAGAATACTTACGGCGACCGCATTTTCACCCGGACAATTACCGGGCTGGAAGGAGCTACCCACCTGCCTACCCGCGACTTCTCCGCCGTTATCGCCAAGGCCAAATCACTGCCGCCGGCTGAAGAAAAAGAAGGCGAGTATACACTGACCACCGGCTTCCATCATAATGCCGTACTTGGTCTGGCCGATAAGATAGTAGAAGCCGTAAAGGCCGGCAAAATCAGACGTTTCTTCCTTGTCGGTGGCTGTGACGGCGCAAAACCGGGCCGCAACTACTACACTGAAATTGTCCAGAAAATACCCAAAGACTGCGTCATTCTTACCGTGGCCTGCGGTAAGTACCGTTTCAACCACCTTGATCTCGGCGATATTGATGGTATTCCCCGTCTGCTTGACCTTGGTCAGTGCAATAATGCTTACTCGGGTATCCAAATTGCCTTGGCGTTGGCTAAAGCCTTTAACTGCGGCGTAAACGACCTGCCGCTGTCCCTTATCCTGTCTTGGTATGAGCAAAAGGCAGTCGCCATCCTGCTGACCCTGCTCCACCTGGGTATTAAGAACATCCGCATTGGCCCCAGCGCGCCTGCTTTCCTCACACCGAATGTCCTCAAGCTGCTTAACGAGAAATATGGTCTGCGCCTTATTACAACTCCGGACGAAGACTTGAAAGCTATTTTGGGCTAA
- a CDS encoding MoaD/ThiS family protein → MKNTIELRGFARLMNLFQERGWPFPYHYPLSAPVSGCELLEQLAIDKDQVEAMFINGRAQPLDAVINPGDRVALIPPGTPGPYRILLGIRST, encoded by the coding sequence ATGAAAAACACAATTGAACTTCGAGGTTTTGCCCGGCTAATGAATCTCTTTCAAGAGCGCGGCTGGCCTTTTCCCTACCACTATCCCCTCTCCGCTCCCGTATCAGGGTGCGAACTGTTGGAACAATTGGCTATTGATAAAGACCAGGTAGAAGCAATGTTTATCAATGGCCGCGCCCAGCCATTGGACGCGGTAATCAATCCCGGCGACCGCGTGGCCCTTATTCCTCCTGGCACGCCCGGCCCTTACCGTATTCTGCTAGGAATACGGTCGACATGA
- a CDS encoding M48 family metallopeptidase, whose product MPQITLTGQSITYTVTYSKRRKTVQLKMISPYVVEITAPARCSQAYLEKILCTKARWIAQQSARLANIAECPVNRSVEAGAPILYLGQSYPICLLSDGAPARVTLDHDRIVIRGCSELAASCPEFLKQWYLEQARIILTERTAYWAKRIGVQPARITLRDQKTRWGSCSSRGTISYNWRVIMAPPKVIDYLVVHELCHLLVPNHSERFWQLVTKHLPDYKTEQSWLRRNGHLLTRIF is encoded by the coding sequence GTGCCGCAGATTACCCTTACCGGCCAATCGATAACTTACACGGTAACATATAGCAAACGCCGTAAAACGGTGCAGTTAAAGATGATTTCTCCGTATGTGGTGGAAATAACCGCCCCGGCCCGCTGCTCGCAAGCTTATCTGGAAAAAATACTGTGCACCAAGGCAAGATGGATCGCGCAGCAATCGGCCCGACTCGCGAATATCGCCGAATGTCCGGTTAATCGTTCGGTGGAAGCAGGAGCGCCAATCCTATATCTGGGGCAAAGTTATCCAATTTGTTTATTGTCTGATGGCGCCCCTGCAAGAGTAACCCTGGACCACGACCGCATTGTCATTCGCGGATGCTCCGAACTGGCGGCTAGCTGTCCGGAATTTTTAAAGCAATGGTATCTTGAGCAAGCACGAATCATACTTACCGAGCGTACTGCTTATTGGGCAAAACGGATCGGCGTCCAGCCCGCGCGCATTACCCTCCGCGATCAGAAAACCCGCTGGGGCAGTTGTTCATCAAGGGGAACGATATCGTACAATTGGCGCGTGATTATGGCCCCGCCCAAGGTTATTGATTATTTGGTAGTCCATGAGCTTTGCCACCTTTTAGTCCCAAATCATTCCGAGCGGTTTTGGCAACTCGTGACCAAGCACCTCCCCGACTACAAGACGGAACAAAGCTGGCTGCGCCGCAACGGTCACCTTTTGACAAGAATTTTTTAG
- a CDS encoding MFS transporter — MLRALTMGWAVIYADRTCMYPLLSVMAASMSLSSTQVGGLTSAYFFLYVLMQIPAGIIGDRLGLKTVLIVMYGVAGLGLLGLGLWGVNYSLLLLFAALHGLGAGAYYPAAYGTTLQVVPPERRGYSSAIIGMGMALGLLAGLAVSGPVYEALGDFHAPFVLMSIPTFLMLPYFSKSLPNIKGDRTPTWQDYKAILRDKQLWLINAATFAALYGFWVAITWGPTYLKVEKGFSLGQAGFYTGLMAVTAVPAALLWGKLSDRLGRKPVALAVLPAAALSLYLLAHVDSKPGIIATLLLLGLFTNSAFTPITVAWTGDIVSTRYPGRMGAAVGIFNSTIMCAAIVAPIVSGYLRDATGSLAAAIIAGSAVMLAGTLLLCRLTECKTPARNSPPGNMTNQQD, encoded by the coding sequence TTGCTTCGCGCGCTAACCATGGGCTGGGCGGTAATCTACGCCGACCGTACCTGTATGTACCCATTGCTCTCTGTTATGGCCGCCAGTATGTCCCTATCTTCCACACAGGTAGGAGGCCTAACCAGCGCTTATTTTTTTCTTTATGTTTTAATGCAAATCCCCGCCGGCATCATCGGCGACCGCCTCGGCCTTAAAACAGTACTCATTGTCATGTACGGCGTGGCCGGTCTTGGGTTGCTTGGCCTCGGTCTCTGGGGCGTAAACTATTCCCTTTTACTGCTGTTCGCAGCCCTTCACGGACTGGGGGCCGGCGCCTATTACCCCGCCGCCTATGGCACCACCCTGCAGGTTGTTCCCCCCGAACGCCGCGGCTATAGCTCGGCAATTATCGGCATGGGCATGGCTCTGGGATTGCTGGCCGGTTTAGCCGTCAGCGGACCAGTCTATGAAGCCCTCGGTGATTTTCACGCTCCTTTTGTCCTCATGAGCATCCCCACCTTTTTAATGCTGCCCTATTTCTCTAAGTCGCTTCCTAATATCAAAGGTGATCGGACACCGACCTGGCAAGACTACAAGGCCATTCTCCGGGATAAGCAGCTCTGGCTCATCAACGCCGCGACCTTTGCGGCTCTCTATGGCTTTTGGGTTGCCATAACATGGGGACCCACCTATTTAAAAGTTGAAAAAGGGTTCAGTCTTGGCCAGGCTGGTTTTTATACCGGGTTAATGGCGGTAACGGCTGTTCCGGCAGCCCTGTTATGGGGAAAACTTTCTGACCGCTTGGGGCGCAAGCCGGTAGCGCTGGCCGTGCTCCCTGCAGCCGCCCTGAGCCTTTACCTGCTGGCCCATGTGGACAGCAAGCCGGGGATTATAGCTACACTGCTCCTGCTAGGTCTTTTTACCAACTCGGCCTTTACCCCCATCACCGTTGCCTGGACAGGTGATATCGTTAGCACCCGTTATCCGGGCCGCATGGGAGCGGCCGTGGGTATTTTCAATTCTACCATCATGTGCGCCGCCATTGTCGCTCCTATTGTTTCCGGCTATCTGCGTGATGCCACCGGTTCGCTGGCTGCGGCCATCATTGCCGGCAGCGCCGTGATGCTGGCCGGTACGCTACTTCTATGCCGACTGACCGAATGCAAAACACCGGCCCGGAACTCGCCACCCGGAAATATGACAAACCAGCAGGATTAG
- a CDS encoding dihydrodipicolinate synthase family protein, with amino-acid sequence MELKGVYPAMVTALNPDETVDKEGMRRVVRYCLDAGVHGVVVLGSTGEFPAMTETMRQEAIEVTLDEVRGQVPVLIGCGDTSTQKTITQVRAAARTKADAVLVALPYYYPLDQAGVYRHYSLVADASELPVVVYNFPQMTKISIAPDTLAKLASHPNIIGVKDSAGDFVGMQRYLEVTAGSDFAVMSGNPALGLAAYLHGAKGGIYAGCSLVPKLCADVYKAFANGDLAEALRLQKIASLIPLMGGFGANAAVIKFGLSRLGICGPTVSAPLGLAGGPEIHDKILAWMRRLGLEV; translated from the coding sequence GTGGAGTTAAAAGGCGTTTATCCGGCGATGGTAACGGCGCTCAATCCCGATGAAACAGTTGATAAAGAAGGCATGCGCAGAGTAGTCCGCTATTGTTTGGATGCCGGTGTTCACGGCGTGGTGGTTCTCGGTTCGACAGGTGAGTTTCCGGCCATGACGGAAACGATGCGGCAGGAAGCTATTGAAGTCACTCTTGACGAAGTGCGGGGACAGGTTCCTGTTTTGATTGGCTGCGGCGATACGAGCACGCAGAAGACTATCACCCAAGTTCGCGCCGCAGCACGGACAAAGGCGGACGCGGTATTGGTTGCGCTTCCTTACTATTATCCGTTGGATCAGGCAGGAGTGTACCGGCATTACAGCTTGGTGGCCGATGCTTCTGAATTGCCGGTAGTGGTTTATAATTTCCCGCAAATGACGAAAATCTCCATTGCTCCTGATACATTGGCCAAACTTGCCAGCCACCCGAATATTATTGGCGTTAAAGACAGCGCTGGTGACTTTGTCGGCATGCAGCGCTATCTCGAGGTGACTGCCGGTAGCGATTTTGCCGTCATGTCTGGCAATCCGGCGCTCGGATTAGCCGCCTATCTGCACGGTGCCAAGGGCGGTATTTATGCCGGTTGCAGTCTGGTACCGAAACTGTGCGCCGATGTTTATAAAGCCTTTGCCAACGGCGATTTGGCAGAAGCGCTCCGCCTGCAAAAAATCGCCTCGCTTATTCCGCTTATGGGAGGATTTGGCGCCAATGCCGCCGTTATCAAATTCGGGCTCAGCCGCTTGGGGATTTGCGGTCCTACGGTGTCGGCTCCTCTCGGCCTGGCGGGTGGCCCGGAAATTCACGATAAAATTCTGGCCTGGATGCGCAGATTGGGTCTTGAGGTATAA
- a CDS encoding HPP family protein, protein MDIGAGLDYCCRYIKNKWLGKSSAPLPAPAEGLVIFFGASLGMGVVTYLAMECNAPVLVASFGASACLIFCVPAAPFAQPRSVIAGHIIAAVVGVIMHIIFGSTWYAAAFSVSGAIVAMLYSRTLHPPAAATALIAVVTGQSIFYPLYPVALGSTILVLAGKVLNRLMSGIMAAIFPPKKIAR, encoded by the coding sequence GTGGACATTGGGGCTGGTTTAGATTATTGCTGCCGCTATATAAAAAATAAATGGCTAGGTAAGAGCAGTGCACCGTTGCCGGCGCCCGCCGAAGGACTGGTCATATTTTTTGGTGCCAGTCTAGGCATGGGCGTAGTCACTTATCTAGCCATGGAATGTAACGCGCCGGTTCTGGTGGCATCTTTTGGCGCCTCAGCGTGTCTGATATTCTGCGTGCCTGCAGCACCGTTCGCCCAACCCCGCAGCGTAATTGCCGGTCACATCATTGCGGCTGTGGTTGGGGTTATCATGCACATTATATTTGGCTCGACCTGGTATGCGGCAGCTTTTAGCGTGAGCGGGGCCATTGTCGCCATGCTTTATAGCAGGACCCTGCATCCGCCGGCGGCGGCTACCGCTCTCATCGCGGTGGTGACCGGTCAAAGCATTTTCTACCCGCTGTATCCGGTAGCGCTGGGGTCGACCATCCTAGTGCTTGCGGGGAAGGTTTTGAACCGTCTGATGTCGGGAATAATGGCGGCAATATTCCCCCCTAAAAAAATCGCGCGATAA